In Symmachiella dynata, the following are encoded in one genomic region:
- a CDS encoding HIT family protein: MSQEILWAPWRLQYIKEPKDESGPDCFLCRYIAEQNDAENLVVTRGPRTITVLNRYPYNNGHLLIAPLAHKGDFGQLDDEEMLECMQVLQQMTSAMQQSLSPQGFNIGLNLGHVAGAGLPGHLHWHIVPRWSGDTNFMTVISDTTVIPQSLHALYDLLKETLGDEAK; encoded by the coding sequence GTGTCGCAAGAAATCCTCTGGGCGCCCTGGCGGTTGCAATACATCAAAGAGCCTAAGGACGAATCCGGGCCGGATTGTTTTTTGTGCCGGTATATTGCGGAGCAAAACGACGCTGAGAATCTGGTCGTGACGCGCGGTCCGCGGACAATCACCGTTTTGAATCGGTATCCGTACAACAACGGGCATTTGCTGATTGCGCCGCTCGCCCATAAGGGGGATTTTGGGCAATTGGATGATGAGGAGATGCTGGAGTGCATGCAGGTCTTGCAGCAAATGACCTCGGCCATGCAGCAAAGCCTCTCTCCCCAGGGATTCAATATCGGGCTGAACCTGGGACATGTCGCCGGCGCGGGGCTGCCGGGGCATTTGCATTGGCATATCGTACCGCGCTGGAGCGGCGATACGAATTTTATGACTGTGATCTCCGATACGACGGTTATTCCGCAATCATTGCATGCTTTGTACGATTTGTTAAAAGAGACCCTGGGCGATGAAGCAAAGTGA
- a CDS encoding LysM peptidoglycan-binding domain-containing protein, translating into MYADSDADRQLRFLPVLSLVMMAGCGGHQVIDPGTGPVTQQTPGPVVSQQSGDFTPNPGPIKHVPVSQIVDIPDRSETQQYYQVRQGDTLSGIARAHQIPLSRLLDSNGLDATSTLQPGQSIFLPPAR; encoded by the coding sequence GTGTATGCTGATTCTGATGCCGACCGACAACTTCGATTTTTGCCTGTGTTGTCTCTGGTCATGATGGCTGGCTGCGGAGGCCATCAAGTGATTGATCCCGGCACGGGGCCCGTCACGCAACAGACGCCGGGACCGGTGGTGTCTCAGCAAAGCGGCGACTTCACGCCGAATCCAGGGCCGATCAAACATGTGCCTGTTTCTCAAATCGTCGACATCCCCGACCGCAGTGAAACGCAGCAGTATTATCAAGTCCGGCAGGGGGATACACTCTCGGGCATCGCCCGCGCCCACCAAATTCCGTTGTCGCGACTGCTGGACAGCAATGGTTTAGACGCGACCTCGACACTGCAGCCGGGGCAGTCGATTTTTCTGCCGCCGGCGCGGTAA
- a CDS encoding DMT family transporter, producing the protein MTSKSQPVHLVTQQPLSMTTAGLCVLMSALWGANAVAVKFSTVDIPAISTALIRFVLATLFMLLWCRWEGVGLKLNRTQFRSVLITGVLLFLQIGAFHLGVARSSSSHATLFVNTYVFWVVALEHFVMRATQLSWNRMLGLLIAGSGVVLIVAVDTQNTTPTKGDPATLAGDLMLLASGFLLGVKIIYTKHALRKVQPGPLTFHSGLVGVVLFAIYTTLFEGVNLLHVTPAVIWQFSVEHTPSLLGLLYQGVVVAGFCFALSALLLRRHAASQISVFSFASPLFGLTFSVIFRGDQLSPWLAVAALCVIVGIWLVTAVKARGENGVPSKKSAR; encoded by the coding sequence ATGACTTCCAAGTCGCAACCCGTACATCTGGTCACGCAGCAACCTTTGAGCATGACGACTGCTGGGTTGTGCGTATTGATGTCGGCACTGTGGGGTGCCAATGCTGTCGCTGTCAAATTCTCCACCGTCGATATTCCCGCGATCTCCACTGCATTGATTCGCTTCGTGCTCGCAACGCTATTTATGCTGCTTTGGTGTCGCTGGGAAGGCGTCGGACTAAAACTAAATCGGACACAGTTCCGGTCGGTGCTCATCACGGGCGTCTTGTTATTTTTGCAGATCGGCGCATTTCATCTCGGGGTGGCCCGATCGAGTTCCTCGCACGCGACGCTGTTCGTCAACACCTATGTCTTTTGGGTGGTGGCCTTAGAACATTTTGTGATGCGGGCGACGCAACTTTCCTGGAATCGCATGCTGGGGCTGCTCATCGCCGGATCAGGCGTCGTGCTGATCGTGGCGGTCGACACACAAAACACAACACCCACCAAAGGCGATCCCGCGACACTCGCAGGCGACCTCATGTTGTTGGCCAGCGGATTTTTGTTAGGCGTCAAGATCATCTACACCAAACACGCGCTACGTAAAGTGCAACCGGGGCCCCTCACATTTCATAGCGGCCTCGTCGGTGTCGTGCTGTTTGCGATCTACACCACACTCTTCGAAGGAGTGAACCTACTCCACGTAACACCGGCTGTGATTTGGCAATTCAGCGTCGAGCACACCCCTTCGCTGTTGGGGTTATTGTATCAAGGCGTGGTGGTGGCCGGCTTCTGTTTCGCACTCTCGGCGTTGCTACTGCGACGGCACGCCGCTTCACAAATCTCAGTCTTCAGTTTCGCCTCACCGCTATTTGGCCTAACGTTCAGCGTCATCTTCCGCGGCGACCAACTCTCCCCCTGGCTAGCCGTCGCCGCCCTATGCGTCATCGTCGGCATCTGGCTGGTAACGGCGGTGAAAGCACGTGGAGAAAACGGCGTTCCATCGAAGAAATCGGCTCGATGA
- the tuf gene encoding elongation factor Tu gives MVQKVHVNVGTIGHIDHGKTTLTAAILAVQACRGMAQAKSYADVSKGGTVRDETKTVTIITSHVEYETERRHYAHVDCPGHADYIKNMITGAAQMDGAILLTSAVDGPMPQTREHILLARQVGVPHIVVFVNKCDLVDDPDIIDLVEMEARDLLTKYGYKGSQVTVIRGNAKGALEHPDDPQFSGCIEELLAALDTEIPDPYRDVDKPFLLAIEGVHQIEGRGTVVTGRIEQGLVRAGDDVEILGLAEPIRTVCTSVEAFRQVLDVGSAGQNVGLLLRRVKQDQVCRGQVIAAPGSILPRRKFQAEIYALTKEEGGRHSPFFNGYRPQFYFRTTDVTGDTKLVGKTEMVLPGDSVSVRIGLDKPVALEPGTRFAIREGGRTVGSGVVTEVD, from the coding sequence ATGGTTCAGAAAGTTCACGTGAATGTCGGGACAATCGGTCACATCGATCATGGTAAAACAACGTTGACGGCGGCCATACTGGCTGTGCAGGCGTGCCGTGGAATGGCCCAAGCCAAAAGCTACGCGGATGTTTCCAAAGGAGGGACCGTGCGTGATGAGACGAAAACGGTAACCATTATCACGAGTCATGTGGAGTACGAAACCGAGCGGCGCCACTATGCGCATGTTGACTGCCCCGGCCATGCCGATTACATCAAGAACATGATCACCGGCGCGGCTCAGATGGACGGCGCAATTTTGCTCACGTCGGCGGTTGACGGTCCGATGCCGCAAACACGTGAGCATATCCTGCTTGCGCGACAGGTCGGTGTGCCGCATATCGTGGTGTTCGTCAACAAGTGTGACCTCGTCGACGATCCGGATATCATCGATCTCGTCGAGATGGAAGCCCGTGACCTGTTAACCAAATACGGCTACAAGGGTTCGCAGGTGACAGTCATCCGAGGGAATGCCAAAGGCGCTCTGGAGCATCCCGATGATCCACAATTTTCTGGGTGTATCGAAGAGTTGCTGGCCGCTTTGGATACGGAGATTCCTGATCCATACCGGGATGTCGACAAACCATTTTTGTTGGCAATCGAAGGTGTGCATCAAATCGAAGGACGCGGAACGGTGGTCACGGGGCGTATCGAGCAAGGTCTCGTCCGTGCCGGTGACGATGTCGAGATCCTGGGGCTAGCGGAACCGATTCGTACGGTTTGTACAAGCGTGGAAGCGTTCCGGCAAGTGTTGGATGTTGGTTCCGCCGGTCAAAATGTTGGTCTGTTGTTGCGTCGAGTGAAGCAAGATCAAGTGTGTCGCGGTCAAGTGATCGCGGCGCCCGGTAGTATATTGCCTCGCCGAAAATTCCAGGCCGAAATTTATGCATTGACGAAGGAGGAAGGAGGACGCCATTCTCCATTTTTTAATGGTTATCGTCCTCAATTCTACTTCCGGACCACGGATGTGACAGGTGATACGAAGTTGGTTGGCAAGACCGAAATGGTCCTACCGGGCGACTCAGTGTCGGTTCGAATCGGCTTGGATAAGCCGGTTGCTTTGGAACCGGGCACACGTTTCGCGATTCGTGAAGGAGGTCGGACTGTCGGCTCCGGCGTAGTAACCGAAGTCGATTGA
- a CDS encoding metallophosphoesterase family protein: MIGILADTHNHVKRTLAGVRVLQEQGAEVLVHCGDLASPEIVEICAVLPLYFVFGNHDADSAADLKQAAKKHGATCLEWGGQFEHRSKRIAVVHGHMTIDLRPLLESEPDYLLTGHTHTARDWQSGPTRRINPGALFRTSEPSVALLDVVADDVRFLRVVV; encoded by the coding sequence ATGATCGGCATCCTCGCGGACACACACAATCACGTCAAACGCACACTGGCCGGTGTGCGGGTGTTGCAAGAGCAGGGGGCGGAGGTGTTGGTGCATTGCGGCGATTTGGCGAGTCCCGAAATCGTCGAGATCTGCGCCGTGCTGCCGCTGTATTTTGTGTTCGGCAATCACGACGCGGACAGCGCCGCTGATTTGAAACAGGCAGCCAAGAAACATGGGGCAACCTGTCTGGAGTGGGGCGGGCAGTTCGAGCATCGCAGCAAACGGATCGCCGTCGTCCACGGCCACATGACGATCGACCTGCGGCCGTTGCTGGAATCCGAACCCGATTACCTACTCACTGGCCACACCCACACCGCCCGCGACTGGCAATCCGGCCCCACCCGCCGCATCAACCCCGGCGCATTGTTCCGCACCAGCGAACCATCCGTGGCGCTGTTGGATGTGGTGGCGGATGACGTGCGGTTCTTACGGGTAGTTGTGTAG
- a CDS encoding three-Cys-motif partner protein TcmP codes for MASSTVGPWAKDKLDRLGKYLNAYTTIMRKQSWCEGYYYIDAFAGPGKHQVRDKEVNELEVESALLDLSHDGSQQPEHQAFLAGSPRIALELNNPFSGYIFVEKNAERATELEQLKEEFGTSRSISIHKLDCNEFLLNRVVNSKKVNWKTNRAVVFLDPFGMQVGWDTLQNLAQTEAIEVFLNFPVGMAIQRLLPRDSTKLTKKSREKLDRYFGSPDWYRELYKPQFNLFGEEIDEKSENSGIALLRWYRARLKKAFGHVSKAALIRNSKGGHLYFLLLATPKATGAKIASDILSGGETVRL; via the coding sequence ATGGCTTCCAGCACAGTTGGTCCGTGGGCGAAAGACAAACTTGATCGCTTAGGGAAGTACTTGAATGCCTACACAACGATCATGCGAAAACAGAGTTGGTGTGAAGGCTATTATTACATTGATGCGTTTGCTGGCCCTGGAAAGCACCAGGTACGTGACAAGGAGGTCAATGAACTCGAAGTTGAATCTGCACTGCTGGATTTATCGCATGATGGATCTCAACAACCGGAACACCAAGCCTTTCTGGCAGGCTCTCCGAGGATCGCTCTAGAACTTAACAATCCATTTTCGGGCTATATTTTCGTCGAAAAAAATGCTGAACGCGCCACTGAACTCGAACAATTGAAAGAAGAATTTGGAACTTCTCGCAGCATTTCAATTCACAAATTGGATTGCAACGAGTTTCTTCTGAATCGCGTCGTCAATTCCAAAAAAGTTAATTGGAAAACGAACCGAGCAGTCGTCTTTCTTGATCCCTTCGGAATGCAGGTGGGGTGGGATACTCTTCAAAACCTCGCCCAAACAGAAGCAATCGAAGTGTTTTTAAATTTTCCAGTAGGGATGGCTATCCAACGACTCCTGCCCCGTGATTCGACGAAGCTTACTAAAAAAAGTCGGGAAAAGCTTGATAGATACTTTGGTTCGCCCGATTGGTACAGGGAACTATATAAGCCACAATTCAACTTGTTCGGTGAAGAAATTGATGAAAAATCAGAAAACTCTGGTATAGCGCTTTTACGTTGGTACCGCGCTCGGTTGAAAAAGGCCTTTGGACACGTATCCAAAGCAGCTTTGATTCGCAATTCAAAAGGTGGTCACCTTTATTTCTTGCTATTGGCTACTCCGAAGGCGACGGGTGCCAAAATTGCGTCAGATATCCTTTCTGGTGGCGAAACAGTGCGTTTGTGA
- a CDS encoding DUF5131 family protein encodes MSDGSKIEWTDATWNPMRGCTKISPGCKHCYAETFAERFRGVPGHPYEQGFDLRLVPEKLTEPLKWSKPKMVFVNSMSDLFHEDVPDDYIEAVVEMMCTANWHVYQVLTKRSQRLQDLLQTKLRAAAQQPHIWWGTSVENRRHGLPRIDHLRHAGAAMTFLSIEPLLEDIGTFDLSGIDWVIVGGESGAGARPMRPDWVVNIREQCSAAGVPFFFKQWGGVRKKLAGRELEGRTYDEFPEISRHAMADTVTRKTLRSKIEHELLEVASA; translated from the coding sequence ATGAGTGACGGCTCAAAAATTGAATGGACCGATGCAACCTGGAACCCAATGCGGGGTTGCACCAAAATCAGCCCCGGCTGCAAGCATTGCTATGCGGAGACGTTTGCTGAACGTTTTCGCGGCGTGCCGGGGCATCCCTATGAACAGGGGTTTGACCTGCGACTCGTTCCAGAAAAACTGACGGAGCCGCTCAAATGGTCGAAACCGAAAATGGTGTTCGTGAATTCCATGAGCGATCTGTTTCACGAAGACGTGCCGGACGATTACATAGAAGCGGTGGTGGAAATGATGTGCACAGCCAACTGGCACGTGTATCAAGTTTTGACCAAACGATCGCAACGTCTACAAGACTTACTGCAAACCAAGCTCCGGGCCGCCGCGCAGCAACCGCACATTTGGTGGGGGACCAGCGTCGAAAACCGCCGGCACGGCCTACCGCGAATTGACCATCTTCGTCACGCAGGGGCAGCGATGACGTTCCTGTCGATCGAACCACTCCTGGAAGATATTGGCACGTTCGATTTGAGCGGCATTGACTGGGTGATCGTCGGCGGCGAAAGCGGCGCCGGTGCGCGCCCAATGCGCCCGGACTGGGTCGTCAACATCCGCGAACAATGCTCCGCTGCAGGCGTGCCGTTCTTCTTCAAACAATGGGGCGGTGTGCGGAAGAAACTGGCGGGGCGGGAGTTGGAGGGACGGACTTATGACGAGTTTCCGGAGATCTCACGCCATGCGATGGCGGATACGGTAACTCGAAAAACATTGCGCTCAAAAATCGAACATGAGTTGTTGGAGGTGGCGAGCGCGTGA